The Triticum aestivum cultivar Chinese Spring chromosome 7B, IWGSC CS RefSeq v2.1, whole genome shotgun sequence genome window below encodes:
- the LOC123158937 gene encoding putative F-box protein PP2-B12 gives MPECNRCSTPTPRRLGHLVRNNLACFVTRTRPNHSVLRDSFHQIESRGPQEGPMEPCEIARLPEELLSVALSRTSPRDACRAAVVSPAFRAAADSDTVWSCFLPPLDELPPLTDGEPCRKKDLFLRLSGRHVLLPGGLMSMWLDRETGAKCYMVSARALSIAWRDTPRYWNWVPLADSRFSETAVLRLVCWLDIPGKIDSKILSKGSVYAAHIVYKLADSSYGLDSPIQEASIRVGGTNLTRKVCLQPNPQRSMSQNRRAEDVVLPRQRGDGWMELELGDFTCDGDEDGDVSFGVSETKALNGKSGLVVQGIEIRHKKSG, from the exons ATGCCAGAGTGCAATCGTTGCTCGACACCTACTCCACGCCGACTGGGTCATCTCGTTCGAAATAACTTAGCTTGCTTCGTCACACGAACAAGACCAAATCATTCTGTGCTTCGTGACAGTTTCCACCAAATCGAATCGAGAGGACCGCAAGAGGGGCCGATGGAGCCCTGCGAGATCGCGCGCCTGCCGGAGGAGCTGCTGTCGGTGGCGCTCTCCCGCACGTCGCCGCGCGACGCTTGCCGCGCTGCGGTGGTCTCCCCGGCCTTCCGTGCCGCGGCCGATTCCGACACCGTCTGGTCCTGCTTCCTGCCACCGCTGGACGAACTCCCGCCGCTCACCGACGGAGAGCCTTGCAGGAAGAAAGACCTGTTCCTCCGCCTCTCCGGCAGACACGTCCTCCTCCCAGGCGGACTCATG AGCATGTGGCTGGACAGGGAGACCGGCGCCAAGTGCTACATGGTGTCGGCGAGGGCGCTGTCCATCGCGTGGCGCGACACTCCACGCTACTGGAACTGGGTCCCTCTCGCAGATTCGAG GTTCTCCGAGACTGCTGTACTCAGGTTAGTTTGCTGGTTGGATATCCCTGGCAAGATAGATAGCAAGATACTCTCCAAGGGGTCAGTCTATGCCGCACACATCGTGTACAAGTTGGCCGACAGTTCTTATGGGCTGGACTCGCCGATCCAAGAGGCATCAATTAGAGTTGGAGGCACCAACCTGACCCGCAAGGTCTGCCTCCAACCTAACCCGCAAAGAAGCATGAGCCAAAACCGCCGTGCAGAGGACGTAGTGCTCCCTCGGCAAAGGGGCGATGGCTGGATGGAGCTGGAGCTGGGCGACTTCACCTGCGACggggatgaagatggtgatgtgtcCTTTGGCGTTTCGGAGACCAAGGCTTTGAACGGGAAGAGCGGCCTGGTCGTGCAGGGCATCGAGATCAGGCATAAGAAATCAGGCTAA